In the genome of Myxococcus stipitatus, one region contains:
- a CDS encoding hybrid sensor histidine kinase/response regulator, whose protein sequence is MRSKKKGVLAEVVPLRPTTSKKSTRRAVKPAPPADADTVARALLEMARNLTDNAGPTEALRAHLQTLHALLKPKVCYVARYFPSREQLHVEHVRGRYDSRVIAAVPGEGVVGRAFSEKKLLRDSETLAVPLESPHGVTGVLVVLGARRAVSDPVLQSLAAQLSAAYEVARLRDDSARRNKDLQTAIAGLKSLEQNREELLGNVSHDLKNPLTTIKSYLAMMGREKLGPLTDSQRRAVQICDRNSDRMLRMVNDLLLMSRLQSGKMQLNQRPFGLKAVAEEVVRALGVVAEHCKVRVTIPPCPEVFVRGDRERIAEAVHNLVENGLHHSEPDDTVEVSISTEDGLATLTVKDSGPGMSAEALEHVFDAFYRAQPGVPRPPGAGLGIPLVGKIVALHGGRVEATSVLGEGSTFQMVLPMFAGAVSSPDLNQAAPKAGGILLVEDDADCREVLQQVLEQEGYRVMATSGASEARSILSHIRPAMVLLDLRLSEEDGQSVLRFIRGTESLADIVVYIISGASEVASLTSGQGLERIDGFFEKPLQLPKLLDTVAAVVRPSRRAPAVP, encoded by the coding sequence GTGCGCTCGAAGAAGAAGGGGGTCCTGGCAGAGGTCGTGCCGCTGCGCCCCACCACCTCGAAGAAGTCCACCCGTCGAGCGGTGAAGCCCGCCCCCCCGGCGGATGCGGACACCGTCGCGCGCGCCCTCCTGGAGATGGCGCGCAACCTCACCGACAACGCGGGGCCCACCGAGGCCCTCCGCGCCCACCTGCAGACCCTCCACGCGCTGCTCAAGCCGAAGGTCTGCTACGTGGCCCGCTACTTCCCTTCCCGGGAGCAGCTCCACGTCGAGCACGTCCGCGGCCGCTACGACAGCCGCGTCATCGCCGCCGTCCCGGGTGAAGGCGTGGTCGGCCGGGCCTTCTCCGAGAAGAAGCTGCTGCGCGACTCGGAGACCCTCGCCGTGCCGCTCGAGAGTCCTCACGGCGTCACGGGGGTCCTCGTGGTGCTCGGCGCGCGCCGCGCCGTCTCGGACCCGGTGCTCCAGTCGCTGGCCGCGCAGCTCTCCGCCGCCTACGAGGTCGCGCGGCTCCGCGATGACAGCGCCCGCCGCAACAAGGACCTCCAGACGGCCATCGCCGGCCTCAAGAGCCTGGAGCAGAACCGCGAGGAGCTGCTCGGCAACGTCTCACACGACCTGAAGAACCCGCTCACCACCATCAAGTCGTACCTGGCGATGATGGGCCGCGAGAAGCTGGGGCCCCTCACGGACTCCCAGCGCCGCGCGGTGCAGATCTGCGACCGGAACTCCGACCGCATGCTGCGCATGGTGAATGACCTGCTGCTCATGTCCCGGCTGCAGTCCGGGAAGATGCAGCTCAACCAGCGACCCTTCGGCCTCAAGGCCGTGGCCGAAGAGGTCGTCCGCGCGCTGGGCGTCGTCGCCGAGCACTGCAAGGTGCGGGTGACGATTCCCCCCTGCCCCGAGGTCTTCGTCCGAGGAGACCGCGAGCGCATCGCCGAGGCCGTCCACAACCTCGTCGAGAACGGCCTCCACCACAGCGAGCCCGATGACACCGTGGAGGTCAGCATCTCCACCGAGGACGGGCTCGCCACGCTCACGGTGAAGGACAGCGGCCCGGGCATGTCCGCCGAGGCGCTCGAGCACGTGTTCGATGCCTTCTACCGAGCCCAACCGGGGGTGCCTCGGCCTCCGGGCGCGGGGCTGGGGATTCCCCTCGTCGGGAAGATCGTCGCCCTGCATGGGGGACGGGTGGAGGCCACCAGCGTGCTCGGCGAGGGCAGCACGTTCCAGATGGTGCTGCCCATGTTCGCCGGGGCCGTGAGCTCGCCGGACCTGAACCAGGCGGCCCCCAAGGCGGGCGGCATCCTCCTGGTGGAGGACGACGCGGACTGTCGCGAGGTGCTCCAGCAGGTGCTCGAGCAGGAGGGCTATCGGGTGATGGCCACCTCGGGTGCCTCCGAGGCCCGCTCCATCCTGTCTCACATCCGGCCGGCCATGGTGCTGCTGGACCTGCGGCTGAGCGAGGAGGACGGCCAGTCGGTGCTCCGCTTCATCCGTGGCACCGAGTCGCTGGCGGACATCGTCGTGTACATCATCTCGGGTGCCAGCGAGGTGGCCTCGCTCACGTCCGGGCAGGGCCTGGAGCGCATTGACGGCTTCTTCGAGAAGCCGCTCCAGTTGCCCAAGCTGCTGGACACGGTGGCGGCGGTGGTGCGGCCCAGCCGACGAGCCCCAGCCGTCCCCTAG